A genomic window from Struthio camelus isolate bStrCam1 chromosome 2, bStrCam1.hap1, whole genome shotgun sequence includes:
- the LOC104143690 gene encoding sterile alpha motif domain-containing protein 9-like: MENTNSEQNAKSQLYQNIDDWTKEQVRQWAIEEVKIDEKYAEILFNQDVTGSILRLLNKRDLVDMGLTYGPAFQIIHVLRQNNILPESSNQAVGQEDTKHGPDGEEEDREIAKKECEKKYWSFNASISQNSKTETLEDKGAEKSDGKEDISEKSLSSNQHPNRKTCMPHPFDNFSDGVRYTHHNILNIPETGPLNLIDPAHEFKLFTNTKKAQEEDIMMKFSNEVFRFAAACMNSRTNGTIHFGVSNKPHGEIEGIKVTNKEAYIDHFNKYIGKYFSGKYAEIAKACIREPRFVEILSQNGTLSDTFIIEIDVVPKHSLCEAKYFLINTYEYGSKTWKQAFFIRDGASSRNLSQNSKELESFKSTLSSLADHRKNAEEEYTLKKKKIGNEGPKLVSLLTGNKDLLDDSYYDYYILVTNKCHSSQTVHLDFLQEIKWFAVLDFDFESEVNGVLKTYQKNRNAKLRFPEHYQNKEGSVFEQAKKLNLHQETNWIFCNGRSGSEGNKHPPLDPFSWQRDRAADVRKMISFLSHRDVKQSGKFLIVFLLLSTVEDSVDPLTETFITFYQELKGLEDMLCICTGAGTYQRWKDLLHARSISEEELSARCVSNLTLEMVNGTITKLKSVTQSSERLLPSAGGSTVLLKKEEDSMAALEILCANECKDTEIEKNPEQFEKFLKEREEDFYRGGKVSWWNFYFSSEKYTSDFIRRDGYEKLEQLVMSLSHSTNQSPVEIINLYHHPGCGGTTLAMQMLWDHRKQFRCAVLKNRTSDFETQLTTLITYGANNSTGYTPVLLLVDDFEEQENIYILQKEIQKAITEKDLHCVNPLVIILNCMRSQNPDENSTINSLNSISLKHLLSQKEQRAFDQKLKDIEKQHSNPDNFYSFMIMKKNFDPQYIETVVKNTLNNFDTTSKPAQLIYYLALLNSYVRTSTVSISICEEFLQINSREIGCNKDKLIEKMGICSNILIYAQVQECTRYKGLRIIHSLIACRCLAELKLTYGLSKSEIALQLLKEDLFYETLLRKDTLIRDIQTMLITRQRKEHGDESDTLFSPLIEAIHKEEKCAKVESVLKQGSRRFKQNSLICQALARYFYYKERNFDSALDWAKEAKERAPHNSYISDTLGQVYKNKLRYWIEHKTKSTDMTVEQLKYMLELAQNASKAFRESQQQAENADTEQNLQQLKLKRKFYTYNTAGYQGEIETCLYVIDILQRLPFFSKDDSWCRKNLAMYLSGNSVSKMDTSDTESEISKALTPYSSFLNNLQSRLKRAFDFFEDYFVFFKTQTNEKEIVEAKIWEKVQECFTKYTRVFCDSNFEQLKNEQVSTWPLSRRKKAYQHSLEAAKADSFSGLLEYLHRNRRNADRELEDIVAAYAFLCEENSEATLKEKQNLILANVVLKCIKPKSTKLYLFQELRNQLLNILQKVEPTSHCVEPFFLASLLFWPENRKLNEDSKKMASYVRHLNESFKELYGTLRRSRLPLAHFYLGKGSGLNRLVHKGKIDQLFSSLPEQELKTLWQSRNIWKEKAVQDLLLRLDGRAEGRVIYVDYGSNETFRIPVQPVPSCRLKNGLSIERVSFYLGFSIAGLLAYNIESLSLKQ, translated from the coding sequence atggAAAATACTAACAGTGAACAAAATGCAAAATCACAGTTATATCAAAATATTGACGACTGGACAAAAGAGCAAGTCAGGCAATGGGCAATCGAAGAAGTTAAGATTGATGAGAAGTATGCAGAAATCCTGTTTAACCAAGACGTGACTGGTTCTATTTTGAGGCTGTTAAATAAAAGGGATCTTGTAGATATGGGCCTAACTTATGGGCCTGCTTTTCAAATTATTCATGTCCTGAGACAGAATAACATTCTACCTGAAAGTTCAAACCAAGCTGTGGGACAAGAAGACACCAAACATGGTCCTGATGGAGAAGAAGAAGACAGAGAAATTGCAAAGAAAGAGTGTGAGAAGAAATACTGGTCATTTAATGCCAGTATATCACAGAATTCTAAAACTGAGACTCTAGAAGACAAAGGAGCAGAAAAGTCAGATGGCAAAGAGGATATATCAGAGAAATCCCTGTCAAGCAACCAGCACCCAAACAGAAAGACTTGTATGCCACATCCTTTTGATAATTTCAGTGATGGTGTTCGATATACACACCATAATATTCTTAACATCCCTGAAACAGGACCGCTCAATCTCATTGATCCAGCTCATGAATTCAAATTATTCACCAACACAAAGAAGGCACAAGAAGAAGATATTATGATGAAATTTAGCAATGAAGTCTTTAGAtttgctgcagcctgcatgaaCTCTCGCACAAATGGTACTATCCATTTTGGAGTCAGTAATAAGCCACATGGAGAAATCGAAGGAATAAAAGTTACCAACAAAGAAGCATATATTGaccattttaataaatacattggAAAGTACTTTTCTGGGAAGTATGCTGAGATTGCAAAAGCTTGCATTAGAGAACCTAGATTTGTGGAAATATTATCACAAAATGGAACTCTATCAGATACATTTATCATTGAAATAGATGTAGTTCCAAAACACTCCCTCtgtgaagcaaaatatttcttaatcAACACGTATGAATATGGCAGTAAGACCTGGAAACAGGCTTTCTTCATCCGGGATGGAGCTAGTTCCAGAAATCTCTCTCAAAATTCAAAAGAACTTGAATCGTTTAAATCTACCTTGTCATCTTTAGCAGATCATCGTAAAAATGCAGAGGAAGAATAtaccttaaagaaaaagaagataggGAATGAAGGACCAAAACTAGTTAGTCTACTCACTGGTAACAAGGACTTGCTAGATGACTCTTATTATGACTACTACATTTTAGTAACAAACAAGTGCCATTCAAGTCAAACAGTGCACTTAGACTTTCTGCAGGAAATAAAATGGTTTGCCGTGCTTGACTTTGATTTTGAATCAGAAGTGAATGGTGTACTCAAAACTTACCAAAAAAATCGAAATGCCAAACTCCGCTTCCCAGAACATTATCAAAACAAGGAGGGTTCAGTTTTTGAACAAGCCAAAAAGTTAAATCTGCATCAGGAGACCAACTGGATTTTCTGCAATGGCAGATCAGGCTCTGAAGGCAATAAACACCCACCATTAGATCCTTTCTCATGGCAACGAGATAGGGCTGCTGATgtcagaaaaatgatttcatttctttcacaCAGAGATGTAAAACAGAGTGGGAagtttttaatagtatttctttTGCTCTCCACAGTGGAAGATTCAGTGGATCCCCTTACTGAGACATTTATTACATTTTACCAAGAATTAAAGGGACTGGAAGATATGCTCTGCATTTGCACTGGTGCAGGTACATACCAGCGATGGAAAGATCTTCTGCATGCTAGAAGCATTAGTGAGGAAGAGCTTTCAGCCAGATGTGTTTCAAATTTAACCCTAGAAATGGTAAATGGTACCATCACAAAATTAAAATCAGTGACACAATCTTCTGAAAGACTTCTACCCTCTGCTGGTGGTTCTACTGTTCTTCTAAAGAAGGAAGAAGACTCCATGGCAGCACTAGAAATCCTTTGTGCAAATGAATGCAAAGACACAGAGATAGAGAAGAATCCAGAGCAATTTGAAAAATTCCTGAAAGAACGGGAAGAAGATTTTTATCGAGGAGGTAAAGTGTCATGGTGGAATTTTtacttctcttctgaaaaatatacatCAGATTTTATCAGAAGGGATGGTTATGAAAAGCTCGAACAGCTAGTTATGTCTTTATCTCACAGCACTAATCAATCACCTGTAGAAATTATCAATCTTTACCACCACCCAGGCTGTGGCGGGACAACATTAGCTATGCAGATGCTCTGGGATCACCGAAAGCAGTTCAGGTGTGCTGTTCTGAAGAACAGAACAAGTGATTTTGAAACACAACTGACAACTTTAATCACCTATGGAGCAAACAACTCTACAGGCTATACACCAGTGTTACTTCTTGTAGATGATTTTGAAGAGCAAGAAAACATCTAtattctgcagaaagaaattcagaaagctaTAACAGAAAAAGACCTTCACTGTGTAAATCCATTAGTGATCATTCTAAATTGTATGAGATCGCAGAATCCTGATGAAAATTCAACTATCAATTCTTTGAACAGTATTTCTCTAAAACATCTGCTTTCTCAAAAAGAGCAAAGGGCTTTTGATCAGAAACTAAAAGATATTGAAAAGCAGCATTCAAATCCTGACAATTTCTATTCATTTATGATTATGAAGAAAAACTTTGATCCACAGTACATTGAAACAGTGGTAAAAAATACCCTGAATAACTTTGATACTACCTCTAAACCAGCACAGCTTATTTACTATTTAGCACTGTTAAACTCTTATGTAAGAACATCTACAGTTTCAATATCAATATGTGAAGAATTCTTACAAATTAATTCTCGAGAGATTGGCTGCAATAAAGATAAACTGATAGAAAAGATGGGAATTTGCTCCAATATTCTAATATATGCTCAGGTACAGGAATGCACGAGATACAAAGGTCTGCGTATCATTCACTCCTTGATAGCATGTCGCTGTCTAGCAGAATTGAAACTAACCTACGGCTTGTCTAAAAGTGAAATTGCTTTACAGTTATTGAAAGAGGATTTATTTTATGAGACTCTGTTAAGGAAAGACACACTTATTCGTGATATACAAACTATGCTGATTACTAGACAGCGTAAGGAGCATGGTGATGAGTCAGACACGTTGTTTTCCCCATTAATTGAAGCCATTCATAAGGAGGAGAAGTGTGCCAAAGTGGAATCTGTGTTGAAACAAGGATCCAGAAGATTTAAGCAAAATAGTCTCATTTGCCAAGCCCTAGCAAGATACTTCTACTATAAAGAAAGGAATTTTGACTCTGCGTTGGACTGGGCCAAAGAAGCCAAAGAAAGAGCACCGCACAATTCATACATATCGGATACATTAGGTCAAGTCTATAAAAATAAGCTGAGATACTGGATAGAGCACAAAACAAAGAGTACAGACATGACAGTTGAGCAACTGAAATATATGCTGGAACTTGCTCAGAACGCCTCAAAGGCTTTCAGAGAATCGCAGCAGCAAGCTGAAAATGCAGACACTGAACAAAATTTGCAGCAGCTAAAGCTTAAAAGAAAGTTTTACACATACAATACTGCTGGTTATCAGGGAGAGATAGAAACTTGTCTTTATGTTATTGATATCCTTCAGCGTCTTCCTTTTTTCAGCAAAGATGACTCATGGTGTAGAAAAAACTTGGCCATGTATCTGTCAGGAAATAGTGTTTCGAAGATGGATACCTCTGACACAGAAAGTGAAATATCTAAGGCCCTTACACCTTATTCCAGCTTCTTAAATAATTTGCAATCACGTTTGAAAAGGGCATTTGACTTTTTTGAAGATTACTTTGTCTTTTTCAAAACACAGaccaatgaaaaagaaattgttgAAGCAAAAATATGGGAGAAGGTTCAAGAATGTTTTACCAAATACACAAGAGTATTTTGCGATTCCAATTTTGAGCAACTGAAAAATGAACAGGTCTCGACGTGGCCCTTGTCTCGGCGTAAGAAAGCATACCAGCACAGTCTGGAGGCTGCTAAAGCAGACTCATTTTCTGGACTTCTGGAATACCTCCACAGAAATCGCAGAAATGCTGACAGAGAACTAGAAGACATAGTAGCTGCATATGCATTTTTATGTGAGGAGAATTCAGAAGcaactctgaaagaaaaacagaatttgattTTGGCAAATGTTGTTCTCAAGTGCATTAAACCGAAATCCACCAAGTTATATCTTTTTCAGGAGCTGAGAAATCAGCTTCTAAATATTCTACAGAAAGTGGAACCGACTTCACACTGCGTAGAGCCTTTCTTCCTAGCCTCCTTGTTGTTCTGGCCCGAAAATAGAAAACTAAATGAAGATTCCAAGAAAATGGCAAGCTATGTTAGGCATTTAAATGAGTCCTTCAAAGAGCTCTATGGAACCCTGCGTCGTTCCAGGCTACCCCTGGCTCATTTCTATCTTGGGAAAGGCAGTGGCCTGAACAGACTtgttcacaaaggaaaaatagatCAGCTTTTTAGTTCACTTCCAGAACAGGAATTGAAAACCCTCTGGCAGAGTAGAAATATCTGGAAGGAAAAGGCTGTTCAAGACCTTTTGCTTCGTCTGGATGGAAGAGCTGAGGGTAGGGTTATCTATGTAGACTATGGCAGTAATGAAACCTTTAGGATACCAGTGCAGCCGGTTCCCTCATGCCGGCTGAAAAATGGCCTAAGCATAGAAAGAGTGTCTTTTTACCTTGGGTTTTCCATCGCTGGTCTCCTGGCATACAACATTGAAAGTCTGTCATTAAAACAATAG